A part of Laspinema palackyanum D2c genomic DNA contains:
- a CDS encoding ARPP-2 domain-containing protein — translation MSRKQPLLEKLSLRGIEIAPSQVYGGIRLVPLLRSHPRQDLRLQRRQYQEELGIVAVEGEMNHPEMAYFSYIPHGLVLSWGESATEAAFGTQLQGRDGKVLDYGCAKVRLMHRMAKRESRNSLRFLPLHLAMEGFLGMFFSGPAIAWQEYSHQALSQGLGSRGELLYSGGAVEGLEDALRVFEIHENQVGMLVFVADALASAFIVPNPQDYRALHRTLLEDFYGELIYQYGLLYDTPFPMDVTLEADKIQTLPELRKAVAELRSQWGKFPGFMATNLLQRELNSQRVYTAGPFGLQRFITELEPKGENHIGEAIISETGEIQYLKTYRLSAAQTRRVYLLSQLAKYDWNLEITARELGQTRDELALRLDKAGFGYLLKQNVLEVARKNLKKGRG, via the coding sequence ATGAGTCGCAAACAGCCATTATTGGAAAAATTATCCCTCCGGGGAATAGAAATTGCTCCCTCCCAGGTTTACGGAGGGATTCGCCTCGTGCCTTTGTTGCGATCGCATCCGCGCCAGGATTTACGCCTGCAACGCCGCCAGTATCAAGAAGAGTTGGGAATCGTCGCCGTTGAAGGTGAGATGAATCATCCAGAGATGGCCTATTTTTCCTACATTCCCCACGGATTGGTGCTCTCCTGGGGGGAAAGTGCGACAGAAGCGGCATTCGGGACCCAGTTGCAGGGACGGGATGGGAAAGTGTTGGACTATGGATGTGCGAAAGTGCGACTGATGCACCGGATGGCAAAGCGGGAAAGTCGGAATTCCCTGCGATTCTTGCCCTTGCATTTAGCAATGGAGGGATTTTTGGGGATGTTCTTTTCGGGACCGGCGATCGCATGGCAGGAGTATTCTCACCAAGCGCTATCCCAGGGATTGGGGTCGCGGGGGGAACTGTTATACAGTGGCGGGGCAGTCGAGGGATTAGAAGACGCCCTCCGGGTGTTTGAAATCCACGAGAATCAAGTGGGGATGTTAGTCTTTGTCGCCGATGCCCTGGCATCCGCCTTTATCGTTCCCAATCCCCAGGATTATCGCGCCTTACACCGAACCTTACTGGAAGATTTTTATGGGGAATTGATTTATCAATATGGGTTACTTTATGATACACCCTTTCCAATGGATGTTACCCTGGAAGCAGATAAAATCCAGACCTTGCCAGAGTTAAGGAAAGCGGTAGCTGAGTTGCGATCGCAGTGGGGAAAGTTTCCTGGATTTATGGCGACCAATTTATTACAACGGGAGTTAAACAGTCAGCGAGTCTACACCGCTGGACCCTTTGGCCTGCAACGATTTATCACCGAACTCGAACCCAAGGGAGAGAATCATATTGGAGAGGCGATTATTTCCGAAACCGGAGAAATTCAATATTTAAAAACCTATCGGTTATCTGCCGCCCAGACTCGGCGAGTGTATCTGTTAAGTCAGTTAGCGAAATATGACTGGAATTTAGAAATAACCGCCCGGGAATTAGGGCAAACTCGGGATGAATTAGCCCTGCGGTTAGATAAGGCAGGGTTTGGGTATTTGTTGAAGCAAAATGTACTAGAGGTAGCGCGGAAGAATCTGAAGAAAGGGAGGGGGTAG
- a CDS encoding pentapeptide repeat-containing protein produces MAIKLWKFLKTDIRELNWGETLEDVKTGSEAGKAVFELAKAIQEQGSNLENLKPYLDPLSSLLDALNSPLGELAGAAIPLAPIPIALLKIIAKATKKEPNLVQVVALVSQAVYLQSLQDILQQDEALLQQIGESPVSQSIASKVQKLGDLELDERDARVAVLCFPESKLAQAFNEVLAQRLQEAGLAEYRAKTLTEQVARQTQELLVPALVEAGGEAVDRLVKWYQMGGAEKLEKYLSIEEYLDQEIKPNPDQLIFDETEITFRDLYVSLNVQLLDSDGNPIKDKDPMQLEDWVKEMLQDSNKDQKVLFIQGEAGAGKSVFCQMFANGVQQNWHTSFTPILIPLREWRALAGDLTQRLNNYLKNEDFITSDSGWLTDKNRQFLFLLDGLDELFLPRAISSSRVEDFLWQVQNFQVGSYHRFLITGRPLALQGIDPELSQHLQLERAAVLPMDDEIRHTWLENWGNKFGTQEADKFHQFLQACPSEINDNLAREPLLLYLLVRMHREQALNAAMFVGTSDQITAKIRIYDDAINWVIKKQCQDENLRLIGLEPEDSRQFLLEAALCVVQSGNEYAKVAMLEARLKESHNPVAELLENITQETEVKKQKALNNLLVVFYINLASRDQDRSLEFTHKIFGEFLFAERLIESCIDWTRTVTRRCGEEDDVDTDTMDKQIYDFLGYGPLTPEIVQYLPGLWAKHPEVKLIRLFERLQEFYLRWCEGEFIDARPETLPQFKMRLLKEQLGEQETQLGQRQVDLYTGLNVIILLLELHRYGQTQEELKDKLYFYPCGKPNTDQFVSKRLLEIMGYSYCLGVSVFTKILGFYLSGVNLSRVNFYSADLSNADLSGVNFYSANLSNADLSNANLSNANLSNANLRGAYLGNANLSGAKLIGTSLSNANLNDANLSGTNLSGAYLCGTNFRDADLTAAKLISTNLNDAKLIGTNLSDAKLSGANFYRADLSGTKLSGAKLSSANFTEIVWDTKTIWGNAIGLADAVGISPELAEHAEFSAAFVLSEGYSWVREGKVKEAIAAYQKAQQLDPNLQVSADFWYVLCWYGCLYGNATDVLDAGEKAVSLAPDSIEYHQSRGLARALTRDIVGALADFQAVLFRVYDDDRQQQLQQWVEALKAGKNPFTAEKLEALRNTRR; encoded by the coding sequence ATGGCGATAAAACTCTGGAAATTTCTCAAGACCGATATTCGAGAGTTGAACTGGGGCGAAACTCTCGAAGATGTGAAAACCGGATCAGAAGCAGGTAAGGCAGTTTTTGAGTTAGCAAAAGCGATTCAGGAACAAGGTAGCAACCTGGAAAACTTGAAACCTTACCTCGACCCACTCTCTTCACTGCTAGATGCCCTGAATTCGCCCTTGGGTGAACTGGCTGGGGCCGCGATTCCTTTAGCACCTATCCCCATCGCCCTGCTCAAAATCATCGCCAAAGCGACAAAAAAAGAGCCGAATCTAGTGCAAGTGGTTGCCTTGGTTAGTCAAGCAGTCTATCTCCAAAGTTTGCAGGACATTCTCCAGCAAGATGAGGCACTGCTGCAACAAATCGGTGAGTCTCCCGTTTCCCAATCCATCGCCAGTAAAGTTCAGAAATTGGGTGACCTAGAATTGGATGAACGGGATGCCAGAGTCGCCGTTCTGTGTTTCCCTGAATCGAAACTTGCCCAGGCATTTAATGAAGTTTTAGCACAGCGATTACAGGAAGCGGGATTAGCCGAGTACCGAGCCAAAACCCTCACGGAACAAGTGGCGCGACAGACCCAGGAATTGCTGGTTCCTGCCTTAGTGGAAGCGGGAGGGGAGGCTGTAGACCGCTTGGTGAAATGGTATCAAATGGGAGGTGCGGAAAAACTGGAAAAATACCTCAGTATTGAGGAGTATTTAGACCAGGAGATTAAACCTAATCCCGATCAATTAATTTTTGATGAAACTGAAATTACCTTTCGGGATTTGTATGTCTCGTTGAATGTCCAACTGTTGGATAGTGACGGTAACCCGATTAAGGACAAAGACCCCATGCAACTGGAAGACTGGGTGAAAGAAATGCTCCAGGACTCCAATAAAGATCAGAAAGTATTGTTTATCCAGGGTGAAGCGGGAGCCGGGAAAAGCGTTTTTTGTCAGATGTTTGCTAACGGGGTACAGCAGAACTGGCATACCAGCTTTACTCCGATTTTGATTCCGTTACGGGAGTGGCGCGCTTTAGCCGGAGATCTGACTCAGCGTTTAAACAATTACCTGAAAAATGAAGATTTTATAACCAGTGACTCTGGTTGGCTAACGGATAAAAATAGGCAATTTTTGTTTTTGCTGGATGGGTTGGATGAATTGTTCCTCCCAAGAGCTATCAGCAGCAGTCGAGTTGAGGATTTTTTGTGGCAAGTCCAGAACTTTCAAGTGGGTAGCTACCATCGATTTTTAATCACTGGGCGTCCTCTGGCATTGCAAGGAATTGATCCCGAACTTTCCCAACACCTACAGTTAGAACGAGCGGCGGTTTTGCCGATGGATGATGAAATTCGTCACACTTGGTTAGAGAACTGGGGGAATAAATTCGGCACTCAAGAAGCAGATAAATTCCATCAGTTTTTACAGGCTTGTCCCTCAGAAATTAATGATAATCTCGCCCGAGAACCGTTACTTCTGTATCTCCTGGTGCGAATGCACCGGGAACAGGCACTTAATGCCGCGATGTTTGTTGGAACCTCGGACCAAATTACCGCAAAAATCCGCATCTATGATGACGCCATAAACTGGGTCATCAAGAAACAGTGCCAGGATGAAAACCTGCGTTTAATTGGGCTGGAACCGGAAGATTCGCGACAGTTTCTGCTAGAGGCGGCGTTATGTGTGGTGCAGTCGGGGAATGAATATGCCAAAGTTGCTATGTTGGAAGCCCGACTCAAGGAGAGTCATAACCCCGTAGCTGAGTTACTTGAGAACATCACACAAGAAACCGAGGTAAAAAAACAGAAAGCGCTGAATAATTTATTGGTAGTATTCTACATCAACCTGGCCTCCAGGGACCAAGACCGATCGCTAGAGTTTACTCACAAGATTTTTGGGGAATTTTTATTTGCAGAACGACTCATCGAAAGCTGTATCGATTGGACTCGTACCGTAACCCGACGTTGCGGAGAGGAAGACGACGTAGATACAGACACAATGGATAAGCAGATTTACGATTTCCTCGGGTATGGACCGTTAACCCCAGAAATTGTGCAGTATCTGCCTGGATTATGGGCGAAGCACCCAGAGGTAAAGCTAATTCGCTTGTTTGAACGATTGCAGGAGTTTTACCTGCGCTGGTGTGAGGGCGAGTTTATTGATGCACGACCGGAAACCTTGCCTCAATTTAAGATGCGTCTGCTCAAGGAGCAGTTGGGAGAGCAAGAGACTCAATTGGGACAGCGACAGGTGGATCTTTATACGGGACTAAATGTGATAATTCTCCTGCTAGAGTTGCACCGTTACGGACAAACTCAGGAGGAACTGAAAGATAAACTCTATTTCTATCCTTGTGGTAAACCAAATACAGACCAGTTTGTATCAAAGCGCTTGCTTGAGATTATGGGTTACAGTTATTGTCTCGGTGTGTCCGTTTTTACCAAAATACTAGGATTCTACCTCAGCGGTGTCAACCTCAGCCGTGTCAACTTTTATAGTGCCGATCTCAGCAATGCCGACCTCAGCGGTGTCAACTTTTATAGTGCCAACCTCAGCAATGCCGACCTCAGCAATGCCAACCTTAGCAATGCCAACCTCAGCAATGCCAACCTCAGGGGTGCTTACCTGGGCAATGCTAACCTCAGTGGTGCTAAACTCATCGGTACTAGCCTCAGTAATGCTAACCTCAATGATGCCAACCTCAGTGGTACTAACCTCAGTGGTGCCTACCTGTGCGGTACCAACTTTAGGGATGCCGACCTTACCGCTGCCAAACTCATCAGTACCAACCTCAACGATGCCAAACTCATTGGTACCAACCTCAGTGATGCCAAACTCAGCGGTGCAAACTTCTACCGTGCCGACCTCAGCGGTACTAAACTTAGCGGTGCTAAACTCAGCAGTGCCAACTTTACAGAAATTGTCTGGGATACTAAAACAATATGGGGAAATGCGATCGGATTGGCTGACGCAGTGGGTATATCGCCAGAATTAGCAGAACACGCCGAATTTTCGGCTGCGTTTGTCTTGAGTGAGGGCTACAGTTGGGTGAGGGAAGGTAAAGTTAAAGAAGCAATTGCAGCTTACCAGAAGGCTCAACAGCTTGATCCAAATTTGCAAGTTTCTGCTGACTTTTGGTACGTTCTGTGCTGGTATGGCTGTTTATATGGCAATGCTACTGATGTCCTTGATGCAGGTGAAAAAGCAGTGAGTCTAGCGCCTGATAGTATTGAATATCACCAAAGTCGAGGACTTGCTAGAGCATTGACCAGGGATATAGTTGGGGCTTTAGCAGATTTTCAGGCTGTTTTATTTCGAGTGTATGATGACGATCGCCAACAACAACTACAGCAATGGGTAGAGGCACTTAAGGCTGGTAAAAATCCCTTTACTGCCGAGAAATTAGAGGCGTTGCGGAATACCCGCAGATAG
- a CDS encoding vWA domain-containing protein encodes MIRSRRQIWQYPLFQIPLIFMIGCAIVAALSWLLGFGRPPVAVAIAIDFSDSTSGIVRQQEIQAVESYINQNQSLKKPNAIQVFGFASDIRALTTDFTPDNDQLETQFNSAIYQPTLEQELGGGTNLNLAIQQTTNALSTIENRCRELLLVTDGIAPINDTVIQTAQSENVKINVVIVGGSNSEELQQATRLTDGLYLSAEASNLDLLFTETFFRDFNSNLRWVMFWLSGAFIFLMWTLTLPLDRWLFQGIMGLDMTLAGQMALGNALFWTIVTLIAIWKGFGIPFGNPC; translated from the coding sequence ATGATTCGTTCCCGTCGTCAAATCTGGCAGTACCCCTTATTTCAAATTCCCTTAATCTTCATGATAGGCTGCGCCATTGTTGCTGCTTTATCCTGGTTATTAGGATTTGGAAGACCTCCCGTTGCCGTGGCGATCGCGATCGACTTTAGCGACAGTACCTCCGGCATCGTTCGCCAACAAGAAATTCAAGCCGTCGAATCTTATATCAATCAAAACCAAAGCCTTAAAAAACCCAACGCCATCCAAGTCTTCGGCTTTGCCAGCGACATTCGCGCCCTCACCACCGACTTTACCCCCGATAACGACCAACTCGAAACTCAATTCAACAGTGCCATCTACCAACCCACCCTAGAACAAGAACTCGGCGGCGGAACTAACTTAAACCTAGCCATTCAACAGACAACAAATGCCCTGAGTACCATTGAAAATCGCTGCCGAGAACTCCTCCTCGTCACCGATGGAATTGCCCCAATTAATGATACCGTCATCCAGACGGCTCAATCAGAAAACGTTAAAATCAATGTCGTCATTGTGGGCGGTTCCAACTCCGAGGAACTGCAACAAGCCACCCGATTAACCGACGGACTCTATCTATCAGCAGAAGCCAGTAACCTCGACCTATTATTCACTGAAACCTTTTTCCGAGATTTTAACAGTAACTTGCGCTGGGTAATGTTTTGGTTATCCGGGGCCTTCATCTTTTTAATGTGGACCCTCACCCTCCCCTTAGATCGCTGGCTGTTCCAAGGAATCATGGGACTAGACATGACCCTAGCCGGTCAAATGGCCCTCGGTAACGCCTTATTTTGGACCATAGTCACCCTAATTGCCATCTGGAAAGGATTTGGCATCCCCTTTGGAAACCCTTGCTAA
- a CDS encoding ABC transporter substrate-binding protein, giving the protein MSAPQSWICDGVPKNGQHYPNCSGPHPPQENYTPDCMICGLPREAMTGKKSPQGSKTVLSGGRGSNLPGLVAIALVVLLLGASAWYLFGRNRDPEVVESTSETVALSPGAADPLANVSQTAVNAELISQGEKILFNPGINFNQKAAGATAFSQDNWTEAIVQYQEAAQTDPNDPEAKIYFNNSKAKQAGNPLTIAVVVPISASENSAKEVLRGVALQQERYNNSPQLPGRLLEVVIVNESEPGKAPSLAEDLIQSPNVLGVMGHGVDAASREAIARYERAQLAVLSPISTSISSTAPGQSILQTISLAQKANELFANYLEGVGKTLATYAEQTVSSPAVVVFYNSDSPYSQQLKDAFKAALVQTPGTVVKEVDITQGGFNPATEVSDSSQLGANVGVLAVSKNKVQTAVAIAQANANAGNPLTLLGGDELYNPNILKDGDSAINGLVLAVPWRWQEGDAFASQATNIWQGRVSWRTATAYDTTQALANAITQKPTRAETSQLLQNGIAIAGTATDFSLFDRIPLVQAVPGTSAGFRYQFEPI; this is encoded by the coding sequence GTGAGTGCACCACAAAGTTGGATCTGCGATGGAGTCCCGAAAAATGGCCAGCATTATCCGAATTGTTCTGGCCCCCACCCTCCCCAGGAAAACTACACCCCAGACTGTATGATCTGTGGGTTACCTCGGGAGGCGATGACGGGGAAAAAGTCTCCCCAGGGCAGTAAAACAGTCCTATCTGGCGGCAGGGGGTCGAATCTACCGGGATTGGTGGCGATCGCCCTGGTGGTGTTGTTACTCGGCGCAAGTGCCTGGTATCTGTTCGGACGAAATCGTGATCCCGAAGTGGTGGAGAGCACTTCCGAGACAGTTGCCCTCTCACCCGGGGCCGCCGATCCGTTAGCAAACGTGAGTCAAACCGCTGTCAATGCTGAACTGATCAGTCAAGGAGAAAAGATTCTTTTTAATCCCGGGATTAATTTTAACCAAAAAGCAGCCGGGGCGACTGCATTTAGTCAGGATAATTGGACCGAAGCGATCGTTCAATATCAGGAAGCGGCACAAACTGACCCCAACGACCCCGAAGCCAAAATTTATTTTAATAATTCTAAGGCTAAACAAGCCGGAAATCCCCTGACTATTGCGGTGGTTGTTCCGATTTCTGCCAGTGAAAATTCTGCGAAAGAAGTATTGCGGGGCGTGGCATTACAACAAGAACGATATAACAATTCTCCGCAATTGCCGGGACGATTGTTAGAGGTGGTGATTGTCAATGAATCGGAACCCGGAAAAGCACCTTCTCTCGCCGAAGATTTGATTCAATCACCCAATGTTTTGGGGGTGATGGGACATGGCGTGGATGCAGCATCTCGGGAGGCGATCGCCCGCTATGAACGCGCCCAATTAGCCGTTTTATCCCCCATTAGTACCAGTATTTCCAGTACCGCCCCCGGGCAATCCATTCTCCAAACCATCTCCCTCGCGCAAAAAGCCAATGAGTTGTTTGCCAACTATTTAGAAGGGGTGGGCAAAACTCTGGCAACCTACGCAGAACAAACTGTTTCTTCCCCTGCTGTCGTCGTTTTTTATAACTCGGATAGTCCTTACAGTCAGCAATTAAAAGATGCCTTCAAAGCTGCCTTGGTGCAAACTCCGGGAACCGTTGTGAAAGAGGTTGATATTACCCAAGGGGGATTTAATCCAGCAACCGAAGTGAGTGATTCCAGCCAACTCGGGGCCAATGTGGGGGTTTTGGCCGTCAGTAAGAACAAAGTGCAAACTGCTGTGGCGATCGCCCAAGCCAACGCCAACGCCGGAAACCCTCTCACCCTCCTCGGGGGAGACGAACTGTATAATCCGAATATCCTCAAAGATGGAGATAGCGCCATCAATGGCTTAGTCCTAGCTGTCCCCTGGCGCTGGCAAGAAGGGGACGCCTTCGCCTCACAAGCCACCAATATTTGGCAAGGGCGAGTTAGTTGGCGGACTGCCACCGCTTATGATACAACCCAAGCCCTAGCCAACGCCATCACCCAAAAACCCACGAGGGCAGAAACCTCACAATTGCTACAAAACGGCATTGCGATCGCCGGAACTGCCACAGATTTCAGCCTATTTGACCGCATTCCCCTAGTCCAAGCTGTTCCCGGAACCAGCGCCGGATTTCGCTATCAATTTGAACCCATTTAA
- a CDS encoding GIY-YIG nuclease family protein, giving the protein MTDISSLSTLDFLPYLDDEGNCNSDFTGKVGVYAIFDKDKTLQYIGYSRDIVLSLKQHLMRKPDCCYWIKAQTIDRPSRTILEEIREAWIAENGQMPPGNGADEAQWTQAIDVKPLMTDEEREKYEKAIDELTQMKLLKQVSRRVEADLLAVLASRGLKEAIRFNPKLKESGLLDLK; this is encoded by the coding sequence ATGACCGATATTTCATCCCTATCTACTCTCGACTTTTTACCCTATCTTGATGATGAGGGAAATTGCAACAGCGATTTTACGGGCAAAGTCGGGGTCTATGCCATTTTTGATAAAGACAAAACCTTACAATATATCGGATATTCCCGAGATATTGTCTTGAGTCTGAAACAACATCTGATGCGAAAACCGGACTGTTGTTATTGGATTAAAGCGCAAACGATTGATCGCCCCAGTCGGACAATTTTAGAAGAAATTCGCGAGGCATGGATTGCTGAAAATGGGCAGATGCCGCCTGGGAATGGGGCCGATGAAGCCCAATGGACGCAGGCGATCGATGTTAAACCCCTGATGACGGATGAGGAACGGGAAAAATATGAAAAAGCGATCGACGAACTCACCCAGATGAAACTGTTAAAACAGGTGTCACGCCGTGTAGAAGCGGATTTGTTAGCGGTCCTGGCGTCTCGGGGACTTAAAGAGGCCATTCGGTTTAATCCCAAACTCAAAGAAAGTGGTTTGCTAGACTTAAAATAA